The Phaeacidiphilus oryzae TH49 region ACAAGGACGCCAACCACAAGCCGGAGATGCTGGTCGCCCTCGGCGACTTCGACGGCCTCTGCGGATTCCGCCGGGCCGCCGAGGCCGCGGAGCTGCTGGACGGGCTCGGCGTCCCCGAACTCGCCCCCTACGTCGAGACGCTGCGCGCCAAGCCGGAGCCGGAGGCCCTGCGCGAGGTGCTGACGGCGGTCCTCGACGCGGGCCCCGGCCAGCTGCCGGTGGACGCGGTCGCCGCCGCCCTGCCGACCGCCCCCGCGCTGTCCCCGCACGCCCGCGCCGCCTACACCGCCGTCGCCGAGAACTACCCCGGCGACCCGGGCGTCATCGCCGCCCTCCTCCTCAACCACGTCCGGCTCTCCGCCGGGGAGGCCCTCTACCTCGGCGCCGGCGTCCCGCACGCGTATCTGAGCGGCCTCGGCGTGGAGATCATGGCCAACTCGGACAACGTGCTGCGCTGCGGGCTCACCCCCAAGCACGTGGACGTCCCGGAGCTGCTGCGGATCGTCCGCTTCGAGGGCACCGACCCCACGGTCGTCCGCCCCGTGCCGACCGCGGTCCCCGGCGAGCTGCTGTACCCGGCGCCGGTGCCGGACTTCCGCCTCTCCCGCCTGACCCGCCCCGAGGGCGGCCCGGGGGAGCCGGCCGTCCTGGACGCCGGAGCCCCCCAGATCCTCCTCTGCACGGCGGGTTCCGCCGAGCTCAGCGAGACTGACGGGGACGAAGGGATCCGCCTCGTCGCAGGTGAGTCCGCGTACCTCCGGGCGGCGGGCCCCCGCACCCGGGTGGCCGTGGCCCCCGGCGGCACGGTCTTCCGGGCAACCGTCAACCTCTCCGAGGGGAGCACCGAATGAGCGCCGAGGGCGGCACCAAGGCCGTGGTCGCGGCCCTGACCTCGAACCTCGTCATCGCCGTGAGCAAGTTCGTCGCCTTCGCCTTCACCGGCTCCTCCTCGATGCTCGCCGAGGGCGTGCACTCGATCGCGGACTCGGGGAACCAGGTACTCCTCCTGATCGGCGGCAAGCGGGCGCAGCGCGAGGCCGACGAGGAGCACCCGTTCGGCTACGGCCGCGAGCGGTACGTCTACGGCTTCCTGGTCGCCGTCGTCCTCTTCGCGGTCGGCGGCTGCTTCGCCGTCTACGAGGGCGTGCAGAAGATACGCCACCCGCACCCGCTGGAGTCCTGGTACTGGGCGGTCGGGGTGCTGCTCTTCGCGATCGTCATGGAGGGCTACTCCTTCCTCACCGCGATGCGGGAGACCAACGCGGTCCG contains the following coding sequences:
- the manA gene encoding mannose-6-phosphate isomerase, class I; this translates as MDRMTNTVRPYAWGSRTAIPELLGAEPTGEPQAELWMGAHPGAPSRLDRAGAALDAAIAADPGAELGVETVARFGPRLPFLLKLLAAAQPLSLQVHPDLEQAKAGFADEERRGVPIDAPHRNYKDANHKPEMLVALGDFDGLCGFRRAAEAAELLDGLGVPELAPYVETLRAKPEPEALREVLTAVLDAGPGQLPVDAVAAALPTAPALSPHARAAYTAVAENYPGDPGVIAALLLNHVRLSAGEALYLGAGVPHAYLSGLGVEIMANSDNVLRCGLTPKHVDVPELLRIVRFEGTDPTVVRPVPTAVPGELLYPAPVPDFRLSRLTRPEGGPGEPAVLDAGAPQILLCTAGSAELSETDGDEGIRLVAGESAYLRAAGPRTRVAVAPGGTVFRATVNLSEGSTE